A stretch of DNA from Thermodesulfobacteriota bacterium:
TATCTGTACCCACATTGATACGGGCGATTCCCAGGTTACGTTCCTGAAGGTTTTCAACTGGTCGATGATTGTCGTGAAGTGGTGCTGGGAAGCGGTAGGCTTGTAATAGGGGCTAAGGGCCTGACTTTCGGGCGCAAACAAAGCGAGCACCGCCGCTATGGCTATTACCGCCGAAATGACAAATTTCATCCGGGCCTCCTCTAAGGTGATGTGGCCCCCTGTCCCGGAGGCCACTAATAATCTAGCATATCACACGGCTAATTGTCCAGTGCTGCGTGATGGTTCTTATGCAAACTTAAACAGAAATCTAGGCCCGGTTTTACGTCGCGACCCAGCCGCCGTCTACGGACAGCATGCTCCCCGTCATGAACTGCACGTTGTCGTCACAGAGGAAAAGGACGGCGTGCGCGATTTCGTCCGCTTTTCCGAGCCTTCCTATCGGATGGAACGACTTGAAGAGCTCCTCGGCCGATTCCCTGCTGCTGCCTTCAGCCACCTGGTCCAGGAGCCCGTCGACCATTGGGGTCTCGATCGTGCCGGGGCAGACGGCGTTAACGCGGATGCCCTTGGCGGCGTATTCGAGCGCCATGCTCCTCGTGAGCTGCGTTACAGCGCCCTTGGTCGCGTTGTAGGCGGCGAGACCGGGGACGGCCTTGAGTCCGAGGATGGAGGAGTTGTTGATTATGACTCCGTATCCCTTTTCGAGCATGTGGGGTATAGTGTACTTCGACATGAAGAATGTGCCCTTCACGTTGATGTCGAAGGTCTTGTCCCATATCTCGGTGGCCGTTTCGTGGGTATGGGAGGTGTAGAGCACGCCGGCGTTATTGAAGAGTATGTCTATCTTGCCGTACTTGCCGATTATGTGATCGACAGTCTTTTTGCAGTCTTCTTCCTTCGATACGTCGGCGACGAGATATTCGATATCGACGCCCTGCTTCTTTCCTTCTTCGACTGCGTCCTTAAGGGTCTGCTCGGTTCTTCCCGTAATTATCACCTTGGCCCCTTCCTTCGCGAAAAGGTAGGCCGTGGCCTGCCCAAGACCGAGACTCCCCCCCGTTATGAGAGCTACTTTGTCTTTAAGCTTCATCTACTTAGTCTCCTTTGGATATTTAGAAAGATGATTATAATAGACTCGCGATTTTAATCAAGCCGTCGGCGCGCCCGCCCGGCGGGGCTCGAAATCGGGGGCGCAAGATGATATTATCACAGTCAGAGAGACGAGGGCGGCGTATAAATATTCCGCCTCCGATGCCGCATTCGCACAGGCATAAACGTTAAATTCTCCGGAGGGCTATAAATGAGCACTACAATAGATATGGGCGACACCGTAACTTTCAACTATGAAGGCAAGGTCGAGGACGGCTCGACGTTCCACACGTTCGACGAGGAGCCGCTCGCTGTCGAGCTCGGGACGGGGGCGCTCGTAAAGGGCCTCGAGGAAGAGCTTATCGGCATGGCCGCCGGGGAGGAGAAGACCTTCCGGGTCGCGCCGGAAAAGGGGTACGGCGTGGAAAACCCGGACCTGGTTCAGACCGTGGAGAAGAAGCTCTTCGCGGACGCCGGCATGAACCCCGAGCCGGGGCTCGTCTTCAAGACGCCTAACGGCAACTGCCACATCACGCGCGTTCTCGACGACAAGGTCGAGATAAGCTACAATCACCCGCTTGCGGGGAGGACGCTCGACTATCACGTGAAGGTAATCAACGTCGCCAAGAAGTAGCCGCCGCGCGGCCCGTTGATCCGCCGCACCGCCCTGTAAATCCGGCTTGCAACGCAGCCCGGCCTTCATATACTATTTAATTGAGAAAGCGGAATGGAAACTCTTCTGGCCATCTTCGTCGGCATCGGGCTGGCGGCGGCGTGCGGATTCAGGATATTCGTACCGCT
This window harbors:
- a CDS encoding SDR family oxidoreductase codes for the protein MKLKDKVALITGGSLGLGQATAYLFAKEGAKVIITGRTEQTLKDAVEEGKKQGVDIEYLVADVSKEEDCKKTVDHIIGKYGKIDILFNNAGVLYTSHTHETATEIWDKTFDINVKGTFFMSKYTIPHMLEKGYGVIINNSSILGLKAVPGLAAYNATKGAVTQLTRSMALEYAAKGIRVNAVCPGTIETPMVDGLLDQVAEGSSRESAEELFKSFHPIGRLGKADEIAHAVLFLCDDNVQFMTGSMLSVDGGWVAT
- a CDS encoding peptidylprolyl isomerase, with product MSTTIDMGDTVTFNYEGKVEDGSTFHTFDEEPLAVELGTGALVKGLEEELIGMAAGEEKTFRVAPEKGYGVENPDLVQTVEKKLFADAGMNPEPGLVFKTPNGNCHITRVLDDKVEISYNHPLAGRTLDYHVKVINVAKK